A genomic segment from Antedon mediterranea chromosome 6, ecAntMedi1.1, whole genome shotgun sequence encodes:
- the LOC140051587 gene encoding uncharacterized protein has protein sequence MNSMDSWVDYDDGLLNGMKDHCLLAVPSDFGDNLETKPLLDDIDSYLNKNSALITSKEQAEESVGSCYQPNVGQEKKYSHDKCLVKNYVNTKVFIDNGVINSSNVKQEPNHNKAMLFTPFMVAPGIMGFNTSVQPILKPVKRGRPRIHPIKPDIGIKRKPGRPRIHPVKPSDGIKRKPGRPRIHPQPCEKLPVSHVIRHIRPKPDPSLMAFTGPIPHTFIPSMNTIQIPKPPPTLRYLPAVDPITGKRKRGRPRIHPVKINDGIKRKPGRPKKVLLLPNNETIKALPSPVVKHEANIDNKQFCPMAKGSESIEKRNVVCRFSIEAEVQNNECKPFMCVACGDCFCTSDELMLHVVKHEEETECM, from the coding sequence ATGAATTCAATGGATAGTTGGGTTGATTATGATGATGGTCTATTAAATGGCATGAAAGACCACTGTTTGCTGGCAGTGCCATCAGACTTTGGTGATAATTTGGAGACAAAACCACTTTTGGACGATATAGATTCATATTTGAACAAAAATTCTGCTCTTATAACCAGCAAAGAGCAAGCAGAGGAAAGTGTTGGAAGCTGCTATCAACCTAATGTTGGGCAAGAGAAGAAATATAGCCATGACAAATGCTTGGTCAAGAATTATGTTAACACTAAGGTATTTATAGATAATGGTGTTATAAACTCATCCAATGTAAAACAAGAACCTAATCATAATAAAGCAATGTTGTTTACGCCGTTTATGGTAGCGCCTGGCATAATGGGGTTCAATACTTCTGTTCAACCAATTTTAAAGCCTGTCAAAAGAGGTAGGCCTAGAATTCATCCAATTAAGCCAGATATAGGAATCAAACGTAAACCAGGAAGGCCAAGAATACACCCTGTCAAGCCAAGTGATGGAATAAAGCGAAAACCAGGGAGGCCACGTATTCATCCACAACCTTGTGAAAAGCTACCTGTTAGTCACGTTATTAGGCATATACGACCAAAACCCGACCCATCATTAATGGCATTTACTGGCCCTATACCACATACTTTTATACCATCTATGAATACCATACAAATACCTAAACCCCCACCGACACTCAGATACCTTCCTGCTGTTGACCCGATTACAGGCAAGAGGAAGCGGGGCAGACCGCGAATACATCCGGTCAAAATAAATGATGGTATAAAACGAAAACCAGGGCGGCCAAAAAAAGTGCTCTTGTTGCCAAACAATGAAACAATTAAAGCTCTGCCATCACCTGTTGTTAAACATGaagcaaatattgataataaacagTTTTGCCCAATGGCAAAAGGTTCAGAGTCGattgaaaaaagaaatgttgTTTGTCGATTTAGCATTGAAGCAGAggtacaaaataatgaatgcaAACCATTCATGTGCGTTGCGTGTGGTGATTGTTTCTGCACTTCTGATGAACTTATGTTGCATGTTGTGAAACATGAAGAAGAAACAGAATGCATGTAA